The following coding sequences lie in one bacterium genomic window:
- a CDS encoding dTMP kinase, whose protein sequence is MTPSFITFEGLDGSGKSTHLITARDWFEDSGVRVLVTHEPGGTPLGDAIRSLFLDPRWGALDGTVETLMVFASRRQHLLEVIDPAIARGTVVLCDRFTDSTFAYQGFGRGVPLELLHRADALATGERVPDRTLLFDLPAEMARQRGQGQGRQAEPGGVDRLDAEDLEFYGRVRLGYLEAARREPDRFRVIDSAGSRQQTEEQVRAALADIVADRLGADG, encoded by the coding sequence ATGACGCCTAGCTTCATCACCTTCGAAGGGCTGGACGGCAGCGGCAAATCGACCCACCTGATCACCGCGCGAGACTGGTTTGAAGACTCCGGAGTCCGGGTGCTCGTGACCCACGAGCCGGGAGGGACGCCACTCGGCGACGCCATTCGCTCGCTGTTTCTGGATCCCCGTTGGGGTGCGCTGGACGGAACCGTCGAGACGTTGATGGTGTTCGCCAGCCGCAGGCAACATCTTCTCGAGGTCATCGATCCGGCGATCGCGCGGGGCACTGTGGTTCTCTGCGATCGCTTCACGGATTCGACCTTCGCGTATCAAGGATTCGGTCGCGGCGTGCCGCTCGAGCTGCTTCACAGGGCCGACGCGCTGGCGACCGGTGAGCGAGTGCCCGATCGGACGCTTTTGTTCGATCTTCCCGCGGAGATGGCCAGGCAGCGCGGGCAGGGGCAGGGCCGGCAGGCAGAGCCGGGTGGCGTCGATCGCCTGGACGCGGAAGACCTGGAGTTCTACGGGAGAGTGCGCCTGGGCTACCTCGAGGCGGCTCGGCGGGAGCCGGATCGTTTCAGGGTGATTGACTCCGCAGGCTCGCGGCAGCAGACCGAAGAGCAGGTCCGCGCCGCATTGGCGGATATCGTGGCCGACCGTCTCGGGGCCGACGGGTGA